In Nocardioides dokdonensis FR1436, the following are encoded in one genomic region:
- a CDS encoding acyl-CoA thioesterase yields MRHRYECPLRWADLDLLGHVNNVVYVDYLQEARVDMLRHHRGEASAEGLVEGLVVVRHEVSYLAPLVFRFAPVSIECWVVEIRAASFTMGYEVFDEHEDGSRTVYLRASTVLTPYVFTHERPRRVSAEERLVLEAYLGTETPSPRPARSAPHHEELGHYPVHVRFSDVDIYGHVNNVVYFEYIQEARISLMARLWPDPREASAGSMVVARTDVDYRVPILQRQAPYDAWSWVSHVGTTSAVIETEILDGDVLLARARVVMVFVDADTGRSRPPAPEHRDPLAAMLQRAG; encoded by the coding sequence GTGCGACATCGCTACGAGTGCCCACTGCGCTGGGCCGACCTCGACCTCCTCGGCCACGTGAACAACGTGGTCTACGTCGACTACCTGCAGGAGGCGCGGGTCGACATGCTGCGCCACCACCGTGGCGAGGCCTCCGCCGAAGGACTGGTCGAGGGCCTCGTCGTGGTGCGCCACGAGGTCTCCTACCTCGCGCCGCTGGTCTTCCGCTTCGCCCCGGTGAGCATCGAGTGCTGGGTCGTGGAGATCCGGGCCGCCAGCTTCACGATGGGCTACGAGGTCTTCGACGAGCACGAGGACGGCAGCCGCACGGTCTACCTGCGCGCCAGCACCGTGCTCACGCCGTACGTCTTCACCCACGAGCGCCCGCGCCGCGTCTCCGCCGAGGAGCGCCTGGTGCTCGAGGCGTACCTGGGCACCGAGACGCCGTCGCCCCGGCCGGCGCGCAGCGCGCCGCACCACGAGGAGCTCGGGCACTACCCGGTGCACGTGCGGTTCAGCGACGTCGACATCTACGGCCACGTCAACAACGTCGTGTACTTCGAGTACATCCAGGAGGCCCGGATCTCGCTGATGGCCCGGCTGTGGCCGGACCCGAGGGAGGCGAGCGCGGGGAGCATGGTGGTCGCCCGCACCGACGTCGACTACCGGGTGCCGATCCTGCAGCGCCAGGCGCCGTACGACGCCTGGTCCTGGGTCAGCCACGTGGGCACCACGTCGGCGGTCATCGAGACCGAGATCCTGGACGGAGACGTGCTGCTGGCCCGGGCGCGGGTGGTGATGGTCTTCGTCGACGCCGACACCGGGCGCTCGCGCCCGCCGGCACCCGAGCACCGCGACCCGCTGGCCGCGATGCTGCAGCGGGCCGGCTGA
- a CDS encoding acetyl-CoA C-acetyltransferase: MPEAVIVSTARSPIGRANKGSLKDLRPDDLSATIIKAALDKIPALDPNSVDDHYMGVGLPGGESGNNMARVVNVLNGMDDVPGATITRYCSSSVQTTRMAFHAIKAGEGDIFISSGVETVSRFSKGTSDHWPDTHNHLFDDAKARTAKTAEGGQGWHDPREDGLLPDAYIAMGQTAENVAKLRGLDRKELDEFAVRSQNLAEKAINDGFWAREITPITLPDGTVVSADDGPRAGVTYDGLKDLKPVFRPDGVVTAGNCCALNDGAAAVVIMSDTKAAELGLTPLARIVSTGVSGLSPEIMGLGPVEATKNALKYAGMSIGDIDLVEINEAFAAQVVPSYQDLGIDLDRLNVNGGAIAVGHPFGMTGARLQNTMLNSLDWHDKSTGLITMCVGGGQGMALILERL; encoded by the coding sequence ATGCCTGAGGCAGTCATCGTCTCCACCGCCCGTTCGCCCATCGGGCGGGCCAACAAGGGTTCGCTCAAGGACCTGCGCCCCGACGACCTGAGCGCGACCATCATCAAGGCCGCCCTGGACAAGATCCCCGCGCTCGACCCGAACTCCGTCGACGACCACTACATGGGCGTCGGCCTGCCCGGTGGCGAGTCCGGCAACAACATGGCCCGCGTCGTCAACGTGCTCAACGGCATGGACGACGTGCCGGGCGCGACGATCACCCGCTACTGCTCGTCCTCGGTGCAGACCACGCGGATGGCCTTCCACGCCATCAAGGCCGGCGAGGGCGACATCTTCATCTCCTCGGGCGTCGAGACCGTGTCCCGCTTCTCCAAGGGCACCTCGGACCACTGGCCCGACACCCACAACCACCTCTTCGACGACGCCAAGGCGCGCACCGCCAAGACCGCCGAGGGCGGCCAGGGCTGGCACGACCCCCGCGAGGACGGCCTCCTGCCGGACGCCTACATCGCCATGGGCCAGACCGCCGAGAACGTCGCCAAGCTGCGCGGCCTGGACCGCAAGGAGCTCGACGAGTTCGCCGTCCGCAGCCAGAACCTGGCCGAGAAGGCGATCAACGACGGCTTCTGGGCCCGGGAGATCACCCCGATCACCCTGCCCGACGGCACCGTGGTCTCCGCCGACGACGGCCCGCGCGCCGGCGTCACCTACGACGGCCTCAAGGACCTCAAGCCGGTCTTCCGCCCCGACGGCGTCGTGACCGCCGGCAACTGCTGCGCCCTCAACGACGGTGCCGCCGCGGTCGTCATCATGAGCGACACCAAGGCCGCCGAGCTGGGCCTCACGCCCCTCGCGCGCATCGTCTCCACCGGTGTGAGCGGGCTGTCCCCCGAGATCATGGGCCTGGGCCCGGTCGAGGCGACCAAGAACGCCCTGAAGTACGCCGGCATGAGCATCGGTGACATCGACCTGGTCGAGATCAACGAGGCCTTCGCCGCGCAGGTCGTCCCGTCCTACCAGGACCTGGGCATCGACCTCGACCGCCTGAACGTCAACGGCGGCGCCATCGCCGTCGGGCACCCCTTCGGCATGACCGGCGCCCGCCTGCAGAACACCATGCTCAACAGCCTGGACTGGCACGACAAGAGCACCGGCCTGATCACCATGTGCGTCGGTGGCGGCCAGGGCATGGCGCTGATCCTCGAGCGTCTCTGA
- a CDS encoding PrsW family intramembrane metalloprotease, giving the protein MVPTRRDNVAFTVVVTALVVLGALPILLVIALSGGPDSLVLATVLAALPVGPLVACYLWLDRYEPEPRSLLLLGLLWGGFVATAAALLVQGVGGLVVGVTEAASLAVVAPVTEEFFKGAFLVLLLWWRRAELDGVLDGIVYAGMVGIGFAFVENILYLAAAYNGTDGMGPGGTEALTTTFVLRCLFSPFAHPFFTTFIGIGVGLAVGSRSTAMRVLAPLGGYVLAVLAHGLWNGSTIYGFGGFVVVYVVLMAPALVATAVLAVWARRSERRMLAAALGDAAQRGLLPATDIGWVVDLGARRRARSHARRLGGTAGERAMIDYQQAVIELGFLHHRYLRGTPPPDFALRGQDYVARIRAVRPSIAFPGQVVPTR; this is encoded by the coding sequence ATGGTGCCGACGCGTCGCGACAACGTCGCCTTCACGGTCGTGGTCACCGCGCTCGTGGTGCTGGGAGCGTTGCCGATCCTGCTGGTCATCGCGTTGTCGGGCGGGCCCGACTCGTTGGTCCTGGCCACCGTGCTCGCAGCCCTGCCGGTGGGCCCCCTGGTCGCCTGCTACCTGTGGCTGGACCGCTACGAGCCCGAGCCACGCTCCCTGCTCCTGCTGGGCCTGCTGTGGGGCGGCTTCGTGGCCACGGCGGCCGCGCTGCTGGTGCAGGGCGTCGGCGGCCTCGTCGTCGGGGTCACCGAGGCGGCCAGCCTGGCGGTCGTCGCGCCGGTGACCGAGGAGTTCTTCAAGGGCGCGTTCCTGGTCCTGCTGCTGTGGTGGCGCCGCGCCGAGCTCGACGGCGTCCTCGACGGCATCGTCTACGCCGGCATGGTCGGCATCGGCTTCGCCTTCGTCGAGAACATCCTCTACCTCGCCGCGGCCTACAACGGGACCGACGGGATGGGCCCCGGCGGCACCGAGGCCCTGACCACGACCTTCGTGCTGCGCTGCCTCTTCAGCCCCTTCGCCCACCCCTTCTTCACCACGTTCATCGGCATCGGGGTCGGCTTGGCCGTCGGTTCCCGCTCCACCGCGATGCGGGTGCTCGCCCCGCTGGGCGGCTACGTCCTCGCCGTGCTCGCGCACGGGCTCTGGAACGGGTCGACCATCTACGGCTTCGGCGGCTTCGTCGTCGTCTACGTCGTGCTGATGGCTCCGGCGCTGGTGGCCACGGCGGTGCTGGCGGTGTGGGCGCGCAGGTCCGAGCGCCGGATGCTGGCCGCCGCCCTCGGCGACGCGGCCCAGCGCGGGCTGCTGCCGGCCACCGACATCGGCTGGGTCGTCGACCTCGGCGCCCGCCGGAGGGCCCGCAGCCACGCCCGACGGCTCGGTGGCACCGCCGGTGAACGGGCCATGATCGACTACCAGCAGGCCGTGATCGAGCTCGGGTTCCTGCACCACCGCTACCTCCGCGGCACCCCTCCGCCAGACTTCGCACTCCGAGGACAGGACTACGTCGCCCGCATCCGCGCCGTTCGTCCTTCCATCGCTTTTCCCGGACAGGTGGTTCCAACCCGATGA
- a CDS encoding TetR/AcrR family transcriptional regulator, whose product MSVTPPRPAGGRRAELLGAARTVAAREGLRGLTHRAVDREAGLPLGTCSAYLRTSHALRTALAEEVVAELTADVEDLARALGEPVPTRAEAVAMVHELFGRWLRERTVYLVSLELGLAAARDPALADLLAQWRIPLVETVEQVVRRLDPGAAPPGPDAAMSVAEMLVAALDGVLAAALARPEAERDRALTSWLGLLLDAVVPRPPTHRLD is encoded by the coding sequence ATGTCCGTCACTCCCCCGCGCCCCGCCGGCGGACGCCGCGCCGAGCTGCTCGGCGCCGCCCGGACCGTGGCTGCCCGGGAGGGCCTGCGGGGACTGACCCACCGTGCGGTCGACCGCGAGGCCGGGCTGCCCCTCGGCACCTGCTCGGCCTACCTGCGCACCAGCCACGCGTTGCGCACGGCGCTCGCCGAGGAGGTGGTGGCCGAGCTGACCGCCGACGTCGAGGACCTGGCCCGGGCGCTGGGCGAGCCCGTCCCCACCCGGGCCGAGGCCGTCGCCATGGTGCACGAGCTGTTCGGGCGCTGGCTGCGCGAGCGCACGGTGTACCTCGTCTCGCTGGAGCTGGGGCTCGCCGCTGCGCGCGACCCGGCGCTCGCCGACCTCCTGGCGCAGTGGCGGATCCCGCTGGTCGAGACCGTGGAGCAGGTCGTACGCCGCCTGGATCCGGGCGCTGCTCCCCCGGGCCCCGACGCGGCCATGTCCGTGGCAGAGATGCTGGTCGCCGCCCTCGACGGCGTCCTGGCGGCCGCCCTGGCCCGCCCCGAGGCCGAGCGGGACCGGGCCCTGACCAGCTGGCTGGGGCTGCTGCTCGACGCGGTGGTCCCCAGGCCGCCCACCCACCGGCTGGACTAG
- a CDS encoding single-stranded DNA-binding protein: MLNETTVTLQGWLGSDVTVREAAGNPVASFRVASTPRRYHRGTGEWVDGVTQWYTVNAWRALASTCADSLRRGDPVVVHGRLLPRVWVNQAGVEVTTVEVDAVLVGHDLSRGTTVFTRTPRTADRPTGPTTDHAAA, encoded by the coding sequence ATGCTCAACGAGACGACCGTGACGCTGCAGGGCTGGCTGGGCAGCGACGTGACCGTGCGCGAGGCGGCCGGGAACCCGGTGGCCAGCTTCCGGGTGGCCAGCACCCCGCGCCGCTACCACCGCGGGACGGGGGAGTGGGTGGACGGGGTGACCCAGTGGTACACCGTCAACGCCTGGCGGGCCCTCGCGAGCACCTGCGCCGACTCGCTGAGGCGTGGGGACCCGGTCGTGGTCCACGGCCGGCTGCTGCCCCGGGTCTGGGTCAACCAGGCGGGGGTGGAGGTGACCACCGTCGAGGTCGACGCCGTCCTGGTCGGCCACGACCTGAGCCGCGGCACCACGGTCTTCACCCGGACCCCGCGCACCGCCGACCGGCCCACCGGTCCCACCACCGACCACGCCGCGGCCTGA
- a CDS encoding globin — MSFYDEIGGEATIRALVHRFYEGVATDEVLRPMYPEEDLAPAEDRFALFLMQYWGGPTTYSDRRGHPRLRMRHAPFAVNPEARDHWLTHFRAALEESGLTAEQRETFNDYVTHAAQFMVNTLD; from the coding sequence ATGAGCTTCTACGACGAGATCGGCGGCGAGGCGACGATCCGCGCTCTCGTGCACCGCTTCTACGAGGGGGTGGCCACCGACGAGGTGCTGCGCCCGATGTACCCCGAGGAGGACCTGGCGCCGGCCGAGGACCGGTTCGCGCTGTTCCTCATGCAGTACTGGGGCGGGCCCACGACCTACTCCGACCGGCGCGGTCACCCCCGGCTGCGGATGCGGCACGCACCGTTCGCGGTCAACCCGGAGGCGCGCGACCACTGGCTCACGCACTTCCGGGCCGCCCTGGAGGAGAGCGGGCTGACCGCGGAGCAGCGCGAGACGTTCAACGACTACGTCACCCACGCCGCGCAGTTCATGGTGAACACGCTCGACTGA
- a CDS encoding MarR family winged helix-turn-helix transcriptional regulator has protein sequence MTGTPSSASTAPATAPVEGRWLDADQQRAWRALVLGSTLLLDRLDDDLRRECDLSLTEYEILVRLSERDGTLRMAQLADALAHSRSRVTHTVARMERAGLVERRTSPDDGRGIECRLTDQGRSTLERLAPLHVNGVRDHLVDLVDPADFAAMGRVMNAVADALVGAHPEREIR, from the coding sequence GTGACAGGCACCCCCAGCTCCGCGTCCACGGCACCCGCCACCGCACCCGTCGAGGGTCGGTGGCTCGACGCGGACCAGCAGCGCGCCTGGCGGGCGCTCGTGCTGGGGTCGACGCTGCTCCTGGACCGCCTCGACGACGACCTGCGCCGCGAGTGCGACCTGTCTCTGACCGAGTACGAGATCCTGGTCCGGCTCTCCGAGCGGGACGGGACGCTGCGGATGGCCCAGCTGGCCGACGCCCTGGCCCACAGCCGCAGCCGGGTCACCCACACCGTGGCCCGGATGGAGCGGGCCGGCCTGGTGGAGCGCCGCACCTCCCCCGACGACGGCCGCGGCATCGAGTGCCGGCTCACCGACCAGGGCCGCAGCACCCTCGAGCGCCTCGCGCCGCTGCACGTCAACGGGGTGCGCGACCACCTGGTCGACCTCGTCGACCCCGCTGACTTCGCCGCCATGGGTCGGGTGATGAACGCCGTCGCGGACGCCCTGGTCGGAGCCCACCCGGAGAGGGAGATCCGCTAG
- a CDS encoding GTPase family protein: protein MTSLLDGAKKLVTRGTDTGARIEGLATAVDAARGRLDDDLVDAAESVVDRATSRLRLSASHTVVAIAGATGSGKSSTFNALTGLELSAVGVRRPTTSWATACVWGSDGAGELLDWLGIPPRHQTTRDSMLDTRRESQALEGVVLLDLPDHDSTEVSHHLEVDRLVALADMLVWVLDPQKYADAAIHDRYLAPLKTHEGVMVVVLNHIDTVAPDGREAMVADVRRLLQADGLGQVPVIAVSAREGIGIDALRREIESRVSAKKMTAARIEADVRAVAGRLQEAGGDAATRALSDQRVRAMQDAFAEAAGVPTVVEAVERSTRLRAGRATGWPLVSWASRLRPDPLKKLQLDLGSSTRALRGTHAAVPETTSVQRARVDSEVRALTDEATRGLGRPWADAVRRASVDRLPEVGDRLDEALRGVDLQVARIPVWAGIVRVLQWVLIVTALVGAAWTAAAGLSGTLASTPKVGGVALPLVMLLGGVGLGILLALVCRGLVAGTAARRAGSADSRLRAAVDSVAHDLVVSPVEAELAAYTRARAGLSKALA, encoded by the coding sequence ATGACGTCCTTGCTGGACGGGGCCAAGAAGCTGGTCACCCGTGGCACCGACACCGGCGCTCGCATCGAGGGGCTGGCCACCGCCGTCGACGCGGCGCGCGGACGGCTCGACGACGACCTCGTCGACGCCGCCGAGTCCGTCGTCGACCGCGCCACCAGCCGCCTGCGGCTCTCCGCGTCCCACACCGTGGTCGCGATCGCCGGCGCGACCGGCTCCGGGAAGTCCTCCACCTTCAACGCGCTGACCGGCCTGGAGCTCTCCGCCGTCGGCGTACGCCGCCCGACCACGTCGTGGGCCACGGCGTGCGTCTGGGGCAGCGACGGTGCCGGTGAGCTCCTGGACTGGCTCGGCATCCCGCCGCGGCACCAGACCACCCGCGACTCGATGCTCGACACCCGTCGGGAGTCCCAGGCGCTCGAGGGCGTCGTGCTCCTCGACCTGCCCGACCACGACTCGACCGAGGTCTCGCACCACCTCGAGGTCGACCGTCTCGTGGCGCTCGCCGACATGCTCGTGTGGGTCCTCGACCCCCAGAAGTACGCCGACGCGGCCATCCACGACCGCTACCTCGCGCCCTTGAAGACCCACGAGGGCGTCATGGTCGTGGTGCTGAACCACATCGACACGGTGGCCCCGGACGGCCGGGAGGCGATGGTCGCCGACGTGCGCCGCCTGCTCCAGGCCGACGGTCTCGGGCAGGTGCCGGTGATCGCCGTCAGCGCCCGGGAGGGCATCGGCATCGACGCGCTGCGTCGCGAGATCGAGTCGCGGGTCAGCGCCAAGAAGATGACCGCCGCCCGGATCGAGGCCGACGTGCGCGCCGTGGCGGGACGCCTGCAGGAGGCCGGCGGCGACGCCGCGACCCGCGCACTGTCCGACCAGCGGGTGCGTGCGATGCAGGACGCCTTCGCGGAGGCCGCCGGGGTCCCCACCGTCGTGGAGGCCGTCGAGCGTTCCACCCGCCTGCGCGCCGGTCGGGCCACCGGGTGGCCCCTGGTCTCGTGGGCCAGCCGGCTGCGTCCCGACCCGCTGAAGAAGCTCCAGCTCGACCTCGGCTCCTCCACCCGGGCCCTGCGTGGCACGCACGCGGCCGTGCCCGAGACCACGTCGGTGCAGCGCGCCCGCGTCGACTCCGAGGTCCGGGCGCTGACCGACGAGGCGACCCGCGGGCTCGGTCGGCCCTGGGCCGACGCCGTGCGCCGGGCCTCGGTCGACCGGCTGCCCGAGGTCGGCGACCGCCTCGACGAGGCCCTGCGGGGCGTGGACCTCCAGGTCGCGCGCATCCCGGTGTGGGCCGGGATCGTCCGGGTGCTGCAGTGGGTCCTGATCGTCACCGCGCTCGTGGGTGCGGCCTGGACCGCGGCCGCCGGGCTGTCCGGCACCCTCGCCAGCACCCCGAAGGTCGGCGGCGTCGCGCTGCCCCTGGTGATGCTGCTCGGCGGGGTGGGGCTGGGCATCCTGCTGGCCCTGGTCTGCCGTGGGCTGGTGGCCGGGACGGCGGCCCGGCGCGCCGGGAGCGCCGACTCGCGGCTGCGCGCCGCGGTCGACAGCGTCGCCCACGACCTCGTCGTCAGCCCCGTGGAGGCCGAGCTCGCGGCCTACACCCGCGCTCGCGCCGGGTTGTCGAAGGCCCTGGCCTAG
- the ettA gene encoding energy-dependent translational throttle protein EttA, protein MADYVFTLRNVRKAHGDKVVLDNVTLSFLHGAKIGVVGPNGTGKSSMLKIMAQLDHANNGDAILDPGATVGMLQQEPPLSEGKTVLENVEEAVAETKAKMARLDELYMMMGDPDADQDKVATEAGDLQSELDAANVWDLDSRLDQAMDALRCPPADVVVDHLSGGERRRVALCKLLLQQPDLLLLDEPTNHLDAESVQWLEGHLASYPGAVLAVTHDRYFLDNVASWILELDRGQAHPYEGNYTTYLETKKDRLKIEGQKDAKRAKALERELEWVRSNAKARQTKSKSRLARYEEMAAEADRMRKIDTSEINIPAGPRLGDVVLEANGLTKGFEDRTLMDDLNFSLPRAGIVGVIGPNGVGKTTLFRMITGQEQPDEGELKVGQTVKISYVDQSRGGIDPNKNVWEVVSDGLDFIKVANFEMNSRAYVASFGFKGPDQQKKAGVLSGGERNRLNLALTLKMGGNMLLLDEPTNDLDVETLSSLEDALLDFPGCAVVTSHDRWFLDRVATHILAWEGTDENPASWFWFEGNYAAYEENKIERLGAEAARPHRVTHRRLTRD, encoded by the coding sequence ATGGCGGATTATGTTTTCACTCTGCGCAACGTGCGCAAGGCCCACGGTGACAAGGTCGTCCTCGACAACGTCACCCTCTCGTTCCTGCACGGCGCCAAGATCGGCGTGGTGGGCCCCAACGGCACCGGCAAGTCGTCGATGCTGAAGATCATGGCCCAGCTCGACCACGCCAACAACGGCGACGCGATCCTCGACCCCGGCGCGACCGTCGGCATGCTCCAGCAGGAGCCGCCGCTCAGCGAGGGCAAGACGGTGCTCGAGAACGTCGAGGAGGCCGTGGCCGAGACCAAGGCCAAGATGGCGCGCCTCGACGAGCTCTACATGATGATGGGCGACCCCGACGCCGACCAGGACAAGGTCGCCACCGAGGCGGGTGACCTGCAGAGCGAGCTCGACGCCGCGAACGTGTGGGACCTCGACAGCCGGCTCGACCAGGCCATGGACGCCCTGCGCTGCCCCCCGGCCGACGTCGTCGTCGACCACCTGTCGGGTGGCGAGCGGCGCCGCGTGGCGCTGTGCAAGCTGCTGCTCCAGCAGCCCGACCTCCTCCTGCTCGACGAGCCCACCAACCACCTCGACGCCGAGTCGGTCCAGTGGCTCGAGGGCCACCTGGCCAGCTACCCCGGTGCGGTCCTGGCCGTGACCCACGACCGGTACTTCCTCGACAACGTCGCCTCCTGGATCCTCGAGCTCGACCGGGGTCAGGCGCACCCCTACGAGGGCAACTACACGACGTACCTGGAGACCAAGAAGGACCGGCTCAAGATCGAGGGCCAGAAGGACGCCAAGCGCGCCAAGGCCCTGGAGCGCGAGCTCGAGTGGGTGCGCTCCAACGCCAAGGCCCGCCAGACCAAGAGCAAGTCCCGACTCGCGCGCTACGAGGAGATGGCGGCCGAGGCCGACCGGATGCGCAAGATCGACACCTCGGAGATCAACATCCCCGCGGGCCCGCGTCTCGGTGACGTGGTGCTGGAGGCCAACGGGCTGACCAAGGGCTTCGAGGACCGGACCCTGATGGACGACCTGAACTTCTCGCTGCCGCGGGCGGGCATCGTGGGCGTCATCGGCCCCAACGGCGTCGGCAAGACCACGCTGTTCCGGATGATCACCGGTCAGGAGCAGCCCGACGAGGGCGAGCTCAAGGTCGGGCAGACGGTGAAGATCTCCTACGTCGACCAGAGCCGGGGCGGCATCGACCCGAACAAGAACGTCTGGGAGGTCGTCTCGGACGGGCTCGACTTCATCAAGGTCGCGAACTTCGAGATGAACTCGCGTGCCTACGTCGCCTCGTTCGGCTTCAAGGGCCCGGACCAGCAGAAGAAGGCCGGGGTGCTCTCCGGAGGTGAGCGCAACCGCCTCAACCTCGCGCTGACCCTCAAGATGGGCGGCAACATGCTGCTGCTCGACGAGCCCACCAACGACCTGGACGTCGAGACGCTGTCCTCGCTCGAGGACGCGCTGCTCGACTTCCCGGGCTGCGCCGTGGTCACCTCGCACGACCGGTGGTTCCTGGACCGGGTGGCCACCCACATCCTGGCGTGGGAGGGCACGGACGAGAACCCCGCCTCGTGGTTCTGGTTCGAGGGCAACTACGCGGCCTACGAGGAGAACAAGATCGAGCGGCTGGGCGCCGAGGCGGCGCGACCGCACCGGGTCACGCACCGTCGCCTGACCCGCGACTGA
- a CDS encoding dynamin family protein, with protein sequence MTARPDASPSGAEDAQMLTALVRLRGALQGATLPLDLPGVDEVRASHDEMVAQLEDYVIPRVMTIDAPLLAVVGGSTGAGKSTLVNSLVGRRVTEPGVLRPTTRSPVLVHHPDDGHWFGQDRLLPDLRRVEHTTNDPDALQLVASETVPQGLAILDAPDVDSVEERNRTLAAQLLAAADLWLFVTSAARYADQVPWGFLKQAADRSTAVAVVLDRTAPEAVQTVSTHLARMLASRGLKDSPLFVVHEGPVDAQGLLPAAHVQDVRGWLDSLAHDAGARAAVVKQTLDGAIRSITHHVHPVADAAAVQLETAATLRDEAERAYERAAADAVKATADGTLLRGEVLARWQEFVGTGELLKSLENRVGWLRDRVVNAVKGKPQQAERVTVAVESGLELLILEHAEQAAERAEAAWQQHAAGVGLLAQAGPDIGRASRDLRRRAERAVRDWQGDVLEMVKAEGADKRSTARFLAFGVNGLSVALMVVVFTHTAGLTGAEAGIAGGSAALGQKLLEAVFGDQAVRGLADRARTMLEERITGLFDTERARYTSLVDGLGLVPGSAEQLRQAARRVDDVRFAAAPRQG encoded by the coding sequence ATGACAGCCCGCCCCGACGCCAGTCCCAGCGGAGCCGAGGACGCCCAGATGCTCACCGCGCTGGTCCGCCTGCGCGGCGCGCTGCAGGGCGCCACCCTCCCTCTGGACCTGCCCGGCGTCGACGAGGTGCGCGCCTCGCACGACGAGATGGTCGCGCAGCTGGAGGACTACGTCATCCCGCGCGTGATGACCATCGACGCCCCGCTGCTCGCGGTCGTCGGCGGCTCGACCGGCGCCGGCAAGTCCACCCTGGTCAACTCGCTCGTCGGGCGCCGCGTCACCGAGCCCGGGGTGCTGCGCCCCACCACCCGCTCGCCGGTGCTGGTGCACCACCCCGACGACGGCCACTGGTTCGGCCAGGACCGGCTCCTGCCCGACCTGCGCCGCGTCGAGCACACCACCAACGACCCGGACGCCCTGCAGCTGGTGGCCTCCGAGACCGTCCCCCAGGGACTGGCCATCCTGGACGCCCCCGACGTCGACTCCGTCGAGGAGCGCAACCGCACCCTGGCCGCCCAGCTGCTGGCCGCCGCCGACCTGTGGCTCTTCGTCACCTCCGCCGCGCGGTACGCCGACCAGGTGCCGTGGGGCTTCCTCAAGCAGGCCGCCGACCGCTCGACCGCGGTCGCGGTGGTCCTCGACCGCACCGCCCCCGAGGCGGTGCAGACCGTCTCCACCCACCTGGCCCGGATGCTGGCCTCGCGCGGTCTCAAGGACTCCCCGCTCTTCGTCGTCCACGAGGGCCCGGTCGACGCCCAGGGCCTGCTGCCGGCAGCGCACGTCCAGGACGTGCGCGGCTGGCTGGACTCGCTGGCCCACGACGCCGGCGCCCGCGCCGCGGTGGTCAAGCAGACCCTCGACGGCGCGATCCGCAGCATCACCCACCACGTGCACCCGGTCGCCGATGCCGCGGCCGTGCAGCTCGAGACGGCCGCCACCCTGCGCGACGAGGCGGAGCGGGCCTACGAGCGCGCCGCCGCCGATGCCGTCAAGGCGACCGCGGACGGCACCCTGCTGCGCGGGGAGGTGCTGGCCCGCTGGCAGGAGTTCGTCGGCACCGGTGAGCTGCTGAAGTCGCTCGAGAACCGGGTCGGCTGGCTGCGCGACCGCGTCGTGAACGCGGTCAAGGGCAAGCCGCAGCAGGCCGAGCGGGTCACCGTCGCCGTCGAGTCGGGGCTGGAGCTGCTGATCCTGGAGCACGCCGAGCAGGCCGCCGAGCGTGCCGAGGCCGCCTGGCAGCAGCACGCGGCCGGGGTGGGCCTGCTCGCGCAGGCCGGGCCCGACATCGGTCGCGCCTCGCGCGACCTGCGTCGTCGTGCCGAGCGCGCGGTGCGCGACTGGCAGGGCGACGTCCTCGAGATGGTCAAGGCCGAGGGCGCCGACAAGCGCTCGACCGCACGCTTCCTGGCCTTCGGGGTCAACGGCCTCTCGGTGGCCCTGATGGTCGTGGTCTTCACCCACACCGCGGGCCTGACCGGGGCCGAGGCGGGCATCGCGGGCGGATCGGCGGCCCTGGGCCAGAAGCTGCTGGAGGCGGTCTTCGGCGACCAGGCCGTGCGCGGCCTCGCCGACCGGGCCCGCACGATGCTCGAGGAGCGCATCACCGGCCTCTTCGACACCGAGCGCGCCCGCTACACGTCCCTGGTCGACGGGCTCGGCCTCGTGCCCGGCTCCGCGGAGCAGCTGCGGCAGGCGGCGCGCCGCGTCGACGACGTCCGCTTCGCGGCCGCGCCCCGGCAGGGCTGA